The following coding sequences lie in one Paraburkholderia largidicola genomic window:
- a CDS encoding ABC transporter ATP-binding protein has product MSTVMCNMARASGQTEVREALRFDNVTCTFAGNGKNAQTYTAVSGGNLTIGDGEFVSIVGPTGCGKSTLLNVAAGLTRPSSGSLSVFGEKLTNGLNRQAAYLFQVDALMPWKTAEENIAMGLIFRGSPREEALRVAHEWLERVGLQGHGKKYPHQLSGGMRKRAGLAQALALNPRIILMDEPFSALDIQTRHLMENELLRLWSYDRKSVMFVTHDLEEAISLSDRVIVLSAGPGTRPIAEFEIDLVRPREMSEIRMTQRFLQLHTQIWDVLRGEVLKSYARNHV; this is encoded by the coding sequence ATGAGCACTGTGATGTGCAATATGGCGCGCGCCAGCGGTCAGACCGAAGTGCGTGAGGCTTTGCGCTTCGACAATGTGACCTGCACCTTTGCGGGCAATGGCAAGAACGCGCAGACCTACACGGCTGTTTCCGGCGGCAACCTGACGATCGGCGACGGCGAGTTCGTCTCGATCGTCGGACCCACGGGCTGTGGCAAGTCCACACTGCTGAACGTAGCGGCCGGGTTGACGCGGCCCTCGTCGGGCAGCCTGAGCGTGTTCGGCGAAAAACTGACCAATGGCCTGAACCGGCAAGCCGCCTATCTGTTCCAGGTGGACGCACTCATGCCCTGGAAGACGGCCGAAGAGAACATCGCGATGGGCCTGATCTTTCGCGGCTCGCCGCGCGAAGAGGCTCTGCGCGTCGCGCATGAGTGGCTCGAGCGGGTGGGCCTGCAGGGGCACGGCAAGAAGTATCCGCACCAGTTGTCGGGCGGCATGCGCAAGCGTGCCGGGCTGGCCCAGGCGCTGGCGTTGAACCCGCGCATCATCCTGATGGACGAGCCCTTCAGCGCGCTCGACATCCAGACACGGCACCTGATGGAAAACGAGCTGCTGCGCCTGTGGTCGTACGACCGCAAGTCCGTGATGTTCGTGACTCACGATCTGGAAGAGGCTATTTCGCTATCGGACCGCGTCATCGTGCTGTCTGCAGGGCCGGGTACCCGGCCGATCGCCGAGTTCGAGATCGACCTTGTGCGTCCACGCGAAATGTCGGAAATCCGCATGACGCAGCGTTTCCTGCAACTGCACACCCAGATCTGGGACGTGCTTCGAGGGGAGGTTCTGAAAAGCTATGCGCGCAATCATGTTTAA